The following coding sequences lie in one Streptomyces albofaciens JCM 4342 genomic window:
- a CDS encoding serine/threonine-protein kinase — MDGKEGRLLAGRYRLAEVLGRGGMGTVWRATDEVLGRTVAVKELRFPGGVEEDEKRRLITRTLREAKAIARIRNNGAVTVYDVVDEDDRPWIVMELVEGRSLAEVVRDDGPLTPRRAAEVGLAILDVLRAAHREGILHRDVKPSNVLMSDDGRVVLTDFGIAQVEGDPSLTSTGMLVGAPSYISPERARGQKPGPPADLWSLGGLLYACVEGVPPYDKGSAIATLTAVMTEPLEPPKSAGALEEVIYGLLVKDPAARLDDRGARALLLDAANAPEDTGPEPPAPDATRAMALPVVPEEPAVGSKDRARDQDRDRARSKPSAPRPQWKPKPRPKGDGRHAPETDRGSVSGVPGARAASASAPLTDTSRTGTGSAAKASTASTTRGTATTGQSRTDSTNGPKNWPTAVGSAGRTGFESESAKEKVRNALQAVRKAAAAAAAAARPEAKPSDGTRPSGPPKASVTDVVPRRTLVIAAVVVVLAVLGTVLAFALSGDDEKGGGKAAGTAATGQADPSEDGSGKGADGNASQPTDGKPGGQSGKPGGGKDKSGLPQGYGTVSNAGFHFSVGLPSGWKQTDTAGQNSGAIYSAGGGFPRVQIDYNAKPGSDAAAAWRGLEPAVSRSSENYRRIDIKAVGWRGYPTVADWSFTRKQGGQDVRVLNRGFRADDQHGYAIMITCKADAWDAAECRQLRDTAFATFQVKD, encoded by the coding sequence ATGGACGGCAAGGAGGGCAGGCTGCTCGCCGGCCGGTACCGGCTCGCCGAAGTCCTCGGCCGGGGCGGAATGGGTACGGTCTGGCGCGCAACGGACGAAGTGCTCGGCCGTACGGTCGCGGTCAAGGAACTGCGCTTCCCTGGCGGGGTCGAGGAGGACGAGAAGCGCCGGCTGATCACCCGCACCCTGCGGGAGGCCAAGGCGATCGCCCGGATCCGCAACAACGGCGCGGTGACGGTCTACGACGTGGTCGACGAGGACGACCGCCCGTGGATCGTCATGGAGCTGGTCGAGGGCCGCTCGCTGGCCGAGGTGGTGCGCGACGACGGCCCCCTGACGCCGCGCCGGGCGGCGGAGGTCGGCCTCGCCATCCTCGACGTGCTGCGCGCCGCGCACCGCGAGGGCATCCTGCACCGCGACGTGAAGCCCTCCAACGTCCTGATGTCCGACGACGGCCGGGTCGTGCTCACCGACTTCGGCATCGCCCAGGTGGAGGGCGACCCCTCGCTGACCTCCACCGGCATGCTGGTCGGCGCGCCGTCCTACATATCGCCCGAGCGGGCGCGCGGCCAGAAGCCCGGCCCGCCGGCCGACCTGTGGTCGCTGGGCGGCCTGCTGTACGCCTGTGTCGAGGGCGTGCCCCCGTACGACAAGGGCTCGGCGATCGCCACGCTGACCGCGGTGATGACCGAGCCGCTGGAGCCGCCGAAGAGCGCCGGTGCGCTGGAAGAGGTCATCTACGGGCTGCTCGTGAAGGACCCGGCGGCCCGGCTCGACGACCGGGGCGCGCGGGCGCTGCTGCTGGACGCGGCCAACGCGCCGGAGGACACCGGACCGGAACCGCCCGCTCCGGATGCCACCCGCGCGATGGCGCTGCCGGTCGTCCCGGAGGAGCCCGCGGTCGGGTCCAAGGACCGTGCCCGCGACCAGGACCGGGACCGGGCGCGCTCGAAGCCGTCGGCGCCGCGCCCGCAGTGGAAGCCGAAGCCGCGCCCGAAGGGGGACGGGAGACACGCGCCGGAGACGGACCGCGGCAGCGTGTCCGGGGTCCCGGGCGCCCGCGCGGCCTCCGCGTCCGCTCCGCTCACGGACACCTCGCGTACGGGCACGGGCTCGGCCGCCAAGGCATCCACCGCCTCGACGACCCGCGGCACGGCCACCACCGGGCAGTCGCGGACCGACTCGACGAACGGGCCGAAGAACTGGCCGACCGCGGTCGGTTCCGCCGGGCGCACGGGCTTCGAGTCGGAGAGCGCCAAGGAGAAGGTCCGCAACGCGCTCCAGGCGGTGCGCAAGGCGGCGGCCGCCGCTGCCGCCGCGGCCCGGCCGGAGGCCAAGCCGTCCGACGGAACGCGCCCGTCCGGCCCGCCGAAGGCGTCCGTCACCGATGTCGTGCCGCGCCGCACGCTCGTCATCGCCGCGGTGGTCGTGGTGCTCGCCGTCCTGGGCACCGTGCTGGCCTTCGCGCTGAGCGGTGACGACGAGAAGGGCGGCGGCAAGGCCGCGGGCACGGCCGCCACCGGCCAGGCCGACCCCTCCGAGGACGGCTCAGGAAAGGGCGCGGACGGCAACGCGTCACAGCCGACGGACGGCAAGCCGGGCGGCCAGAGCGGCAAGCCGGGCGGCGGCAAGGACAAGTCGGGCCTGCCGCAGGGGTACGGAACCGTGTCGAACGCCGGGTTCCACTTCTCCGTCGGGCTGCCGTCCGGCTGGAAGCAGACCGACACGGCCGGCCAGAACTCCGGCGCCATCTACAGCGCCGGAGGCGGCTTCCCGCGCGTCCAGATCGACTACAACGCCAAGCCCGGCAGCGACGCGGCGGCCGCCTGGCGCGGCCTGGAGCCCGCCGTCAGCCGCAGCAGCGAGAACTACCGCCGCATCGACATCAAGGCGGTCGGCTGGCGGGGCTACCCGACGGTCGCCGACTGGTCGTTCACCCGCAAGCAGGGCGGCCAGGACGTCCGCGTGCTCAACCGCGGCTTCCGCGCCGACGACCAGCACGGCTACGCGATCATGATCACCTGCAAGGCGGACGCCTGGGACGCGGCGGAGTGCCGCCAACTGAGGGACACCGCTTTCGCGACATTCCAGGTGAAGGACTGA
- a CDS encoding protein kinase gives MDEYAGRVLAERYRLPVPPSDEYEFAETRAFDTYSGQEVLVRQVPLPEVVDAELLDAGGPAGRPAPGARGPHTAGADRTPHDPAVRRALEAATAAARLPDHPQLDQVFDVFAQDGSLWIVSERIAARPLAALLAERTLTPHRAAEVAADLLTALRALHAHGWTHRNITTRTVLICDDGRAILTGLAAGAAEEALCGYDPVPGEETARPSVPAPAEAPERATGAGAAPPGGAAGAPAPGVAAASASGADARRVRAGAIAAYQAGARAAAARTAPEGPRPPESFRTSAGEPRTPTGDPRAKSGDPGTPTGDARTPTEPPRTPAGGGGSGPGSGPGNGPGPGPGPGPGPGSSPGSAAGHPADTHFSPYRDHIGAPSVPEQPGSAAYGGSLPGPGPRAGGGVVPHLPAQPSAPAPETRPSLSKEPAPDTSTGSGSGGTGSGSYGRPGAALAAERARQVRINVVGPVTERWAPEQAGPVHANWQLAPPVGPATDLWAVGALLFRIVQGHSAYPEDSAAELVQLVCSEPPSYAEECGALRPVVESLMRQDPADRPDFEELRGWLRSLIRTAPEPEVGSRVVTVPSLEGPADSRRLPILRRRGELVRKGRHKKARQSRPPRPAKPPRQAKGKRRTVAYRETAQHAQPGLPEAPAQQPEAPAAHLAAAFPPQQAARPHPAETHHCEQPLPPPARPPRRPGPGRAPKPPRPAKQLRRIQGATPPDGGRGPRHLGRLLVGLVFLLLTGAVLYAVLFMPKAGSDERGADSVRERRASVGAPGPSDDGPGSRPDDQGSRARQPQTTEPADLAEGFEVRKDPKGFQVAVHKGWQRRGENERGQTRYLGNGFELLIVPGRDTTSRYGTDPMAYQQDKEAELAPYRESSWSGSSGLRRIDVGKAAMAEGTFTWQDSSGRQVYVRNLAMIHNGRYHIIQVIGPDNERREVDRLYEQATGSYRPN, from the coding sequence GTGGACGAGTACGCGGGAAGAGTGCTCGCCGAGCGTTACCGCCTGCCGGTGCCGCCGTCGGACGAGTACGAGTTCGCCGAGACCCGTGCCTTCGACACCTACAGCGGCCAGGAGGTCCTGGTGCGCCAGGTGCCGCTGCCCGAGGTCGTGGACGCGGAGCTGCTGGACGCCGGGGGACCGGCCGGGCGGCCCGCGCCGGGCGCCCGCGGACCCCACACGGCCGGCGCCGACCGTACGCCGCACGACCCCGCCGTACGCCGTGCCCTGGAAGCCGCGACGGCCGCGGCCCGGCTGCCCGACCACCCGCAACTGGACCAGGTCTTCGACGTCTTCGCGCAGGACGGCAGCCTGTGGATCGTCAGCGAGCGTATCGCCGCCCGGCCGCTCGCCGCGCTGCTCGCCGAACGCACCCTCACCCCGCACCGCGCCGCCGAGGTCGCCGCCGACCTCCTCACCGCCCTCCGCGCCCTGCACGCGCACGGCTGGACCCACCGCAACATCACCACCCGAACGGTCCTGATCTGCGACGACGGCAGAGCCATCCTGACCGGCCTGGCCGCGGGCGCGGCGGAGGAGGCGCTGTGCGGGTACGACCCGGTGCCCGGGGAGGAGACGGCGCGGCCGTCGGTTCCGGCTCCGGCCGAGGCGCCGGAGCGGGCTACCGGGGCGGGCGCCGCGCCCCCGGGCGGGGCGGCCGGAGCGCCTGCCCCCGGGGTGGCTGCCGCGTCTGCGTCCGGGGCGGACGCCCGGCGGGTGCGTGCGGGAGCTATCGCCGCGTATCAGGCGGGAGCGCGGGCGGCGGCGGCCCGTACGGCTCCGGAGGGGCCTCGTCCGCCTGAGTCTTTCCGTACGTCTGCCGGGGAACCGCGTACGCCGACCGGGGATCCGCGCGCAAAGTCCGGGGATCCGGGCACGCCCACCGGGGACGCGCGTACGCCCACCGAGCCACCCCGTACACCCGCCGGAGGCGGCGGGTCCGGTCCTGGTTCCGGCCCCGGTAACGGCCCCGGCCCTGGTCCCGGTCCCGGCCCCGGTCCCGGTTCCAGCCCTGGTTCCGCCGCAGGCCACCCCGCCGACACCCACTTCAGCCCGTACCGCGATCACATCGGCGCGCCGTCGGTGCCGGAGCAGCCGGGCAGCGCCGCGTACGGCGGCAGCCTGCCGGGTCCGGGGCCGCGAGCCGGAGGCGGTGTGGTCCCTCACCTGCCCGCGCAGCCGTCCGCGCCGGCACCGGAAACCCGGCCGTCCCTCTCCAAGGAGCCGGCCCCCGACACCTCCACCGGTTCCGGTTCCGGCGGGACCGGTTCCGGTTCCTACGGGCGGCCCGGCGCGGCCCTGGCCGCCGAGCGCGCCCGCCAGGTACGCATCAATGTCGTCGGCCCGGTGACCGAGCGCTGGGCGCCGGAGCAGGCCGGTCCGGTGCACGCGAACTGGCAGCTCGCGCCGCCGGTCGGCCCCGCCACCGACCTCTGGGCGGTCGGCGCGCTGCTGTTCCGCATCGTGCAGGGCCACTCCGCGTATCCGGAGGACAGCGCCGCCGAACTGGTGCAGCTGGTGTGCTCGGAGCCGCCCTCGTACGCCGAGGAGTGCGGGGCGCTGCGGCCGGTCGTCGAGTCGCTGATGCGGCAGGACCCGGCCGACCGCCCGGACTTCGAGGAGCTGCGCGGGTGGCTGCGGTCGCTGATCCGTACGGCGCCCGAACCGGAGGTGGGCAGCCGGGTCGTGACCGTACCGTCGCTGGAGGGGCCCGCCGACTCCCGGCGGCTGCCGATCCTGCGGCGCCGGGGCGAACTGGTCCGCAAGGGGCGGCACAAGAAGGCGCGCCAGTCCCGGCCGCCGCGCCCCGCCAAGCCACCGCGGCAGGCGAAGGGCAAACGCCGGACCGTGGCGTACCGGGAGACCGCCCAGCACGCCCAGCCGGGCCTCCCCGAAGCCCCCGCCCAGCAGCCGGAGGCCCCCGCAGCCCACCTGGCGGCGGCTTTCCCGCCGCAGCAAGCCGCCCGTCCCCACCCCGCCGAGACCCACCACTGCGAACAGCCCCTCCCGCCACCCGCACGCCCCCCGCGCCGGCCCGGACCGGGCCGCGCGCCCAAGCCGCCGCGCCCCGCCAAGCAGCTCCGGCGCATCCAGGGCGCGACGCCGCCGGACGGCGGCCGCGGCCCGCGTCATCTGGGGCGGCTGCTGGTGGGGCTGGTGTTCCTGCTGCTGACGGGGGCGGTGCTGTACGCGGTGCTGTTCATGCCGAAGGCCGGGTCGGACGAGCGCGGCGCGGACAGCGTCCGGGAGCGCAGGGCCTCGGTGGGCGCGCCGGGCCCGTCGGACGACGGCCCCGGCAGCCGCCCCGACGACCAGGGCTCCCGCGCGCGGCAGCCGCAGACCACCGAACCGGCCGACCTCGCCGAGGGCTTCGAGGTGCGCAAGGACCCGAAGGGATTCCAGGTCGCCGTCCACAAGGGCTGGCAGCGCCGGGGGGAGAACGAACGCGGCCAGACCCGCTACCTGGGCAACGGTTTCGAGCTGCTGATCGTGCCCGGCCGCGACACCACGTCCCGCTACGGCACCGACCCGATGGCCTACCAGCAGGACAAGGAGGCCGAGCTGGCCCCGTACCGCGAGTCCAGCTGGTCCGGTTCCTCGGGCCTGCGCCGGATCGACGTCGGTAAGGCCGCGATGGCGGAGGGCACCTTCACCTGGCAGGACAGCAGCGGCCGACAGGTCTATGTACGCAACCTGGCCATGATCCACAACGGCCGCTACCACATCATCCAGGTCATCGGCCCGGACAACGAACGGCGCGAGGTGGACCGGCTGTACGAGCAGGCCACGGGGTCGTACCGGCCGAACTGA
- a CDS encoding amidohydrolase family protein, with product MELPRIVSVDDHVIEPAHLFETWLPAKYRELGPKPFTAGIGELAYIGGKYRFTTDPEGPPTDWWRYEGDLFPYKRIIAAVGFSRDEMTLDGITREQMRRGCWDPKARLADMDLNHVEASLCFPTFPRFCGQTFAEAQDKDVALACVRAYNDWMVEEWCGDSGGRLIPLCLIPLWDVGLAVAEIRRNAARGVRAVTFSEIPTYLGLPSIHSGYWDPFFAACEETGTVVNMHIGSSSQMPAASPDAPPAVQASLSFNNAMASMTDFLFSGVLVKFPRLKLAYSEGQMGWIPYALERADDVWEEHRAWGGVRDLIPEPPSTYYYRQIFCCFFRDKHGVESIDVVGRDNATFETDYPHVDSTWPHTKEVALDHVQGLDEETVHKLMRGNAIRMLELDLD from the coding sequence ATGGAGCTACCGCGCATCGTCAGCGTCGACGACCACGTCATCGAGCCCGCGCACCTCTTCGAGACCTGGCTGCCGGCGAAGTACCGCGAACTCGGACCGAAGCCGTTCACCGCCGGGATCGGCGAGCTGGCGTACATCGGCGGGAAGTACAGGTTCACGACGGATCCGGAAGGCCCGCCGACGGACTGGTGGCGGTACGAGGGGGACCTCTTCCCGTACAAGCGGATCATCGCGGCTGTCGGCTTCTCCAGGGACGAGATGACCCTCGACGGCATCACCCGGGAGCAGATGCGGCGTGGCTGCTGGGACCCGAAGGCGCGCCTGGCGGACATGGACCTCAACCACGTCGAGGCGTCGCTGTGCTTCCCCACCTTCCCCCGCTTCTGCGGCCAGACCTTCGCCGAGGCCCAGGACAAGGACGTCGCCCTGGCGTGCGTGCGCGCGTACAACGACTGGATGGTGGAGGAGTGGTGCGGGGACAGCGGCGGGCGGCTGATCCCGCTGTGCCTCATCCCCCTGTGGGACGTCGGCCTGGCGGTCGCCGAGATACGGCGGAACGCGGCGCGCGGGGTTCGGGCCGTGACGTTCAGCGAGATACCGACGTACCTCGGCCTGCCGTCGATCCACTCGGGCTACTGGGACCCGTTCTTCGCGGCCTGCGAGGAGACCGGGACGGTGGTCAACATGCACATCGGGTCCAGCTCGCAGATGCCCGCCGCCTCCCCCGACGCGCCGCCCGCCGTGCAGGCGTCGCTGAGCTTCAACAACGCCATGGCCTCGATGACGGACTTCCTCTTCAGCGGGGTGCTGGTGAAGTTCCCGCGCCTCAAACTCGCGTACAGCGAGGGGCAGATGGGATGGATCCCGTACGCCCTGGAGCGCGCCGACGACGTGTGGGAGGAGCACCGCGCCTGGGGCGGCGTACGCGACCTGATCCCCGAGCCGCCGTCCACGTACTACTACCGGCAGATCTTCTGCTGCTTCTTCCGCGACAAGCACGGTGTCGAATCGATCGACGTGGTCGGCCGGGACAACGCGACCTTCGAGACCGACTACCCGCACGTCGACTCCACCTGGCCGCACACCAAGGAAGTCGCCCTCGACCACGTACAGGGGCTGGACGAGGAGACCGTCCACAAGCTGATGCGCGGCAACGCGATCCGCATGCTGGAGCTGGATCTCGACTGA
- a CDS encoding acyl-CoA dehydrogenase family protein, with translation MDLTYTPEEEEFRVRLREWLAKALPELPARPDPLDWPARRAYDLGWQRRLYDAGYGSLHWDASPTQRLIFLEETELAGAPYVGANFVGLLHAGPTIAAEGTDEQRARWLPPILRGEAVWCQGFSEPDAGSDLAALRTRAVRDGDDYVITGQKTWTSHAEIADWCELLVRTDPEAPRHRGISWLAMPMDAPGITVRPLRTLAGPAEFAEVFLDEVRVPVANRVGAEHDGWRVTMVTLSFERGTAFVGEVVACRRTLGGLARTARVNGRWDDPVLRRRLGRLNAEFTALWRLIQWNVGAAGAAGGTPGAGGSVFKLRYSQARQELYDAAAEVLGTAGALDADQEWTAARLSSLSYTIAAGTSQIQRDIIAERLLDLPKGR, from the coding sequence ATGGACCTCACGTACACGCCCGAAGAGGAGGAGTTCCGGGTGCGGCTGCGTGAGTGGCTGGCCAAAGCCCTCCCGGAGCTGCCCGCGCGGCCCGACCCACTGGACTGGCCCGCCCGCCGCGCGTACGACCTCGGCTGGCAGCGGCGGCTGTACGACGCCGGATACGGCAGCCTGCACTGGGACGCCTCGCCCACCCAAAGGCTGATCTTCCTGGAGGAGACGGAGCTCGCCGGAGCCCCCTACGTCGGCGCCAACTTCGTCGGACTGCTGCACGCCGGGCCGACCATCGCCGCCGAGGGCACGGACGAGCAGCGCGCCCGCTGGCTGCCGCCGATCCTGCGCGGCGAGGCGGTCTGGTGCCAGGGCTTCAGCGAACCGGACGCGGGCTCCGACCTCGCCGCCCTGCGCACCCGCGCCGTACGGGACGGCGACGACTATGTGATCACCGGGCAGAAGACCTGGACCTCGCACGCGGAGATCGCCGACTGGTGCGAACTGCTGGTCCGCACGGACCCGGAGGCACCCCGGCACCGGGGCATCTCCTGGCTGGCGATGCCGATGGACGCGCCCGGGATCACCGTACGGCCGCTGCGCACGCTCGCCGGACCGGCCGAGTTCGCCGAGGTCTTCCTCGACGAGGTGCGGGTGCCGGTGGCCAACCGGGTCGGCGCGGAGCACGACGGCTGGCGCGTCACCATGGTCACGCTGTCCTTCGAGCGGGGCACCGCCTTCGTGGGCGAGGTCGTCGCCTGCCGCCGTACGCTCGGCGGGCTGGCCCGTACGGCCCGGGTGAACGGCCGCTGGGACGACCCGGTGCTGCGCCGCCGGCTGGGCCGGCTGAACGCCGAGTTCACGGCGCTGTGGCGGCTCATCCAGTGGAACGTCGGGGCGGCCGGTGCGGCGGGCGGGACGCCGGGGGCGGGCGGCTCCGTGTTCAAGCTGCGCTACTCGCAGGCCCGGCAGGAGCTGTACGACGCGGCCGCCGAGGTGCTGGGGACGGCCGGCGCGCTGGACGCGGACCAGGAGTGGACGGCGGCCCGGCTGTCGTCCCTCTCGTACACGATCGCCGCCGGTACGTCGCAGATCCAGCGCGACATCATCGCCGAGCGCCTGCTCGACCTGCCGAAGGGACGGTGA
- a CDS encoding acyl-CoA dehydrogenase family protein, producing the protein MDLRPTADQRALQASARDLLACRFGRERLRAAVDSPALDRALWRELGAAGFFALRLPEADGGVGLGLPEAVLVFEEAGRALLPGPLVAGHLLAGVVPGAATGERVVGLCDVGADGARLWEHPADCDELILVEGTGPDASAEIGGSDAPPVGAGTDAPPKTAGLDAPPEDAGSDAPPESAGPGAPPEDAAHAYWNASDWPTLAPLRSVDPLTPLARVVSYPRRAPRALDVPRLRREAALLTAALQLGSAARTVEMAVEHARRREQFGVRIGAFQAVKHLCAEMLIRVEIARSAVYAASLTGQSLPVIGAKVLADEAAVRNARDCLQVHGGIGFTWEADVHLHLKRAWLRLEQWQSGAKAEEALAEALLAGEVAV; encoded by the coding sequence GTGGACCTGCGACCCACTGCCGATCAACGGGCCTTGCAGGCGTCGGCGCGCGACCTGCTGGCGTGCCGCTTCGGGCGGGAGCGGCTGCGGGCGGCGGTGGACAGCCCGGCGCTCGACCGCGCGCTGTGGCGCGAGCTGGGCGCGGCCGGGTTCTTCGCGCTGCGGCTCCCGGAGGCGGACGGCGGGGTGGGGCTCGGGCTGCCGGAGGCGGTGCTGGTCTTCGAGGAGGCGGGGCGCGCCCTGCTGCCGGGGCCGCTGGTGGCGGGGCACCTCCTCGCGGGGGTGGTGCCGGGCGCGGCGACCGGGGAGCGGGTGGTGGGGCTGTGCGACGTGGGGGCGGACGGGGCGCGGCTGTGGGAACACCCTGCGGACTGCGATGAGTTGATCTTGGTCGAGGGGACGGGGCCGGACGCTTCGGCCGAAATCGGGGGGTCGGACGCTCCACCCGTGGGTGCGGGGACGGACGCTCCGCCGAAAACCGCGGGATTGGACGCTCCGCCCGAGGACGCGGGGTCGGACGCTCCGCCCGAGAGCGCGGGGCCGGGCGCTCCGCCCGAGGATGCGGCGCACGCGTACTGGAACGCTTCCGACTGGCCCACCCTCGCCCCCCTCCGTTCCGTCGACCCGCTCACCCCGCTCGCGCGCGTGGTGTCCTACCCGCGCCGTGCGCCGCGCGCGCTCGACGTACCGCGGCTGCGCCGCGAAGCCGCCCTGCTGACCGCCGCGCTCCAGCTGGGCAGCGCTGCCCGTACGGTCGAGATGGCGGTGGAACACGCCCGACGGCGTGAGCAGTTCGGTGTACGGATCGGGGCCTTCCAGGCGGTGAAACACCTGTGCGCCGAGATGCTGATACGAGTGGAAATCGCGCGAAGTGCCGTCTATGCGGCCTCGCTCACCGGACAGTCACTCCCAGTAATCGGAGCGAAGGTGCTCGCCGATGAGGCGGCGGTGCGCAACGCCCGGGACTGTCTTCAGGTGCACGGCGGTATCGGCTTCACATGGGAGGCCGATGTGCACCTGCATCTCAAGCGTGCGTGGCTGCGCCTCGAACAATGGCAGAGCGGGGCAAAGGCGGAAGAAGCCCTCGCCGAAGCCCTTCTTGCCGGTGAGGTGGCCGTGTAG
- a CDS encoding ATP-binding protein codes for MQVLQVQLEVRPDPSEVGRARRWARSRLVGSGIGADEPLAETLILLISELVTNAVVHTGNPAELRMCFSGSGAAVGTVRVEVADRSTRAPRPRRADGDDTNGRGLELVDGLADRWGWRPEGTGKSIWCEVDRGRSMLMAAGSDLGAYDTHCALPHHA; via the coding sequence GTGCAGGTGCTTCAGGTGCAGTTGGAAGTCCGGCCCGACCCCTCGGAGGTGGGGCGGGCCCGGAGGTGGGCCAGGTCGCGGCTGGTCGGCTCGGGCATAGGAGCCGACGAGCCGCTGGCGGAGACGCTGATCCTGTTGATCTCCGAGTTGGTCACCAACGCCGTCGTCCATACCGGGAACCCCGCCGAGCTGCGGATGTGCTTCTCGGGCTCCGGCGCCGCGGTCGGCACCGTACGGGTCGAGGTCGCGGACCGCAGTACCCGCGCGCCGCGCCCCCGGCGCGCGGACGGCGACGACACCAACGGCCGTGGCCTGGAGCTGGTCGACGGGCTCGCGGACCGCTGGGGCTGGCGGCCCGAAGGGACCGGCAAGAGCATCTGGTGCGAGGTGGACCGCGGCCGGTCGATGCTGATGGCGGCCGGGTCGGACCTGGGGGCGTACGACACGCACTGCGCACTGCCGCACCACGCGTAA
- a CDS encoding cyclase family protein: MPTPAAAPGSAPLPAEFHDLAKRVNNWGRWGTDDEIGTLNLLTPEVVREAAATVRTGHRVPLALPLRQDGVQTGLIPGRINPLHTMIAINQQPFGPGTVATSDDAVTMGLQAGTHWDGLAHVSHSGRLYNGRPAASVTAHGGATALGVEKAPPIVSRGVLLDVARVHADAAGPPGRLPAEYAIGPEDLDAAEELAGTTVRSGDIVLVRTGQMRHYLAGDRDAYAFPSPGLSLRTPEWFHARDVAAVANDTLTFEIFPPEIDGLWMPVHALHLVEMGMIQGQNWNLEELAAVCAEAGRYAFFLSAMAEPFVGGSGSPVAPVAVF, translated from the coding sequence ATGCCGACGCCCGCAGCCGCCCCCGGCTCCGCACCACTGCCCGCCGAGTTCCACGACCTCGCCAAGCGCGTCAACAACTGGGGCCGCTGGGGCACGGACGACGAGATCGGCACGTTGAACCTGCTGACGCCCGAGGTCGTACGGGAGGCCGCCGCCACCGTCCGCACCGGCCACCGGGTGCCGCTCGCGCTGCCGCTGCGGCAGGACGGCGTGCAGACCGGGCTGATCCCCGGCCGGATCAACCCGCTGCACACCATGATCGCGATCAACCAGCAGCCGTTCGGGCCCGGTACGGTCGCCACCTCGGACGACGCCGTCACCATGGGCCTCCAGGCGGGCACCCACTGGGACGGCCTCGCCCACGTCTCGCACTCGGGGCGGCTCTACAACGGCCGCCCCGCCGCCTCCGTCACGGCACACGGCGGCGCCACCGCCCTCGGCGTCGAGAAGGCGCCCCCGATCGTCTCGCGCGGCGTTCTGCTCGATGTGGCCCGTGTGCACGCCGACGCCGCCGGGCCGCCCGGACGGCTGCCCGCCGAGTACGCGATCGGTCCGGAAGATCTCGATGCGGCGGAGGAGTTGGCGGGGACGACGGTACGGTCCGGCGACATCGTTCTCGTACGTACGGGGCAGATGCGCCACTACCTGGCGGGCGACCGGGACGCGTACGCCTTCCCGTCCCCGGGGCTGTCCCTCCGTACGCCCGAGTGGTTCCACGCGCGCGATGTCGCGGCCGTCGCCAACGACACCCTCACGTTCGAGATCTTCCCGCCGGAGATCGACGGCCTCTGGATGCCCGTGCACGCGCTGCACCTGGTGGAGATGGGCATGATCCAGGGCCAGAACTGGAACCTGGAGGAGCTGGCGGCGGTCTGCGCCGAAGCGGGCCGCTACGCGTTCTTCCTGTCGGCGATGGCCGAGCCGTTCGTCGGCGGCAGCGGGAGCCCGGTGGCTCCGGTCGCGGTGTTCTGA
- a CDS encoding SDR family oxidoreductase — protein sequence MGNFLTGKVVAVTGAGRGIGRAVALACAGQGARVIVNDYGVSVAGAEPSSEVAEAVAKEIEQAGGEAVAVADDVSTMAGGQRVVDTALTRYGRLDGAVCVAGILRERMLFNMTEEEWDPVVATHLKGTFTVFRAASAVMRRQKSGTLIGFTSGNHQGSVSQANYASAKGGVISLVRSAALGLSRYGVTANAVAPVARTRMSANVPTELTEIGEPEDVAALVVYLLSDRAAAERITGQVYTVAGPKIAVWAQPRELRSAYVDGGWTPEKVAEVLPGAVGVDPMPLLEQVEAMAADAAAGRRPNA from the coding sequence ATGGGGAACTTCTTGACCGGCAAGGTGGTCGCCGTCACCGGCGCGGGCCGCGGCATCGGCCGCGCGGTGGCCCTCGCCTGCGCCGGGCAGGGCGCCCGGGTGATCGTCAACGACTACGGGGTGTCGGTCGCGGGCGCCGAGCCGAGCAGCGAGGTCGCCGAGGCGGTGGCCAAGGAGATCGAGCAGGCCGGCGGCGAGGCGGTCGCGGTGGCGGACGACGTGTCGACCATGGCGGGCGGGCAGCGCGTCGTGGACACCGCGCTCACCCGGTACGGGCGCCTCGACGGCGCGGTCTGCGTGGCCGGCATCCTGCGCGAACGGATGCTCTTCAACATGACCGAGGAGGAGTGGGACCCGGTCGTCGCCACCCACCTGAAGGGCACGTTCACCGTCTTCCGGGCCGCCTCGGCGGTCATGCGCCGGCAGAAGTCCGGCACCCTCATCGGCTTCACCAGCGGCAACCACCAGGGCAGCGTCTCCCAGGCCAACTACGCGTCGGCCAAGGGCGGCGTCATCTCCCTGGTGCGCAGCGCCGCGCTCGGCCTGAGCCGGTACGGCGTCACCGCCAACGCGGTGGCGCCCGTCGCCCGTACGCGGATGTCCGCCAACGTGCCGACGGAGCTGACGGAGATCGGCGAGCCGGAGGACGTCGCGGCCCTCGTCGTGTACCTGCTCAGCGACCGCGCCGCGGCGGAACGGATCACCGGGCAGGTCTATACCGTCGCCGGGCCGAAGATCGCCGTCTGGGCCCAGCCGAGGGAGCTGCGCTCGGCGTACGTGGACGGCGGGTGGACGCCGGAGAAGGTCGCGGAGGTGCTGCCGGGGGCGGTGGGGGTGGATCCAATGCCGTTGCTGGAGCAGGTGGAGGCGATGGCCGCTGACGCGGCCGCGGGGCGGCGGCCCAACGCGTAG